The nucleotide window ATAGGGTAATTCCGCCGTTTTTGAATTCTCTTCCGTTGCTTGAGGATCTTGACTCATTACAAACCTCCCGTTTCCTGTAAACGTCCGATAAGAGGGTTCTTTCTGGATTGCTCCAACATCGGCAACCGCGATCCGCCTTTAAGTCGCTCAACACGCACCCGCGTCCCCCCTGTGGCCAGAGATCCTGATTGCGGATCAAAACTTGGACCAAGCAAGACCATGGGATTCACTCCGCGCCCCTTGGCATATCGTCCGTACGCACGGTGCCCCTGGCCGATGGGAACGGCAATCATGTCGGGATGCAGGCCCGGAAACACCATGGCTGACGCATCGATCGAACCATAATCCGACGTGACTCGAACTCGGTCGCCATGATGTATTCCTAACCTCTGAGCGGTGGTTGGATTGAGTTCAATCCAACTTCCCCACATGCCGGTGGTCAAAGGATCCGGCAATTCTTGAAGCCAGGGACGATTAGCCCCACGCCCGTCATACAACCCCAGGGACGGATAGGGATAACAATGCAGAGGGTAGTCGGAGGAGTTCCCCAGGAATTGCGGCGGTTCATAGGTGACGGAGGGTAGGACCGGGTTCATCTGACGCATGGGCATGTTGGAAGGCCACAACCCGCCTTTCTGCAAAGTCTCTCTCCAGCGGGTATCAACTGACTGTGGCGAATCATGTCTCGTAAGGACAGTCTGCCACCGGCTCTTCATCATATCGTGAAGAGTATTCCAGGGGACCCGTTCACGGAGCGATCCGCCCAATCGATGAGCGGCGTACAACCACACATCACCGATGGGCCGTGTGTCATAGAGAGCACGCACCACAGGCTGCGATACACTCCAGGCCGGTACGGGGGTCGTATCCTGTTGAACAACATCACCCCACGATTCCAGCGCGTCATGATCCGGCAGAATCAGATCTGCCATCAAAGTGGAGTCATCCAGGAAGGAGCTGAAACTCACGATGAACTGCGCATGGTCAAACACCCGCTCAAACTTCAGGGACGGTGGAAGGGTGAACAGAGGATCGGCGCGATATAGATGAAGCAGCGTGCGGGAGCCTTGTTCAAATTCCCTCGCCAAGTCCATCATCGTGCGCTCGCTGGCCAGCTCGGATGGGGCAAGATTCACCGGCGAGTCTTGAGATTCCATCCATTGGAGTCCCCCGCGTCGCCCAATAGCGCCGATCATCACGTTGAGTGCATTAATGAGGATTAGCGTTGTGGTACCGTTGGTCTGGGCCGTGGCCGCCCCCCCACCCATAATAAGCGGAGCATTTGCTGATGACAGTTCATGGGCCACTTGAGTAATCACCTCTTGCGAGACTTCTGTGTTGGCCGAAATATCTTCCAATGAGAAAGCAGAAAAGGTTTGGTGAAAAGATGGCCGGTGAAAAGAAGAAAGTCCTGTCAGGCCATCCCGTAATAAAACCTGTCCAATGCCCATCGCCAGTAACCCTTCCGTTCCCGGCCTAAGAGGAATCCATTGATCCGCATTCGACGCGGTGAGCGACAGACGTGGCTCCGCCTGAATGAAACGACCTCGAACCAATGGACGACCCTGCCGGAATTTTCCATAGGCCACACCAAAGGATACTGGTGAGAGCCAGTGTTCTAGGAATGGCGCACCGAATGACAGGAGATAATCCGCATTTGCCAGGTCATAATATGGAAGGGCATGGGTTTCAAAGCTGAGATGGTTGGCTGTTCTGAGAGTCTGTTCCCCCGTGGATTCGTACATCACGAGACGACCGGATAGAGAATCCATCATCGTGGTCAACAGGCTGGCTAATGTGCCTGACATTGGACGGGCAACCATGGCGGACTTTCCGGTATGCGTTCCGAGTTGCTCCACCCATTCTGCTAGGCCTTCTTCCCAGGTGATCGGACGGAATTGGCCTTGACCTCTTTGGCCTTCACGCCTCAGAGGGCCTTGAAGGCGGTCGGGATTGTACAGTCCCTGAAGAGCGGCTTGTCCTCGGGCACAGAGTTTTCCCTCATTGACCGGATGTTTGGGATTGCCTTCAATTTTTTTTGCGCGCCCTTCCATGACGCGAACCATGGTCCCGCAACCGGCTTCGCATTCCTGACATGTGGAGGCATACCAATTCGCCACTCCGGGAACAATATCCTTGTCCGGCAACAGATAGGGCACCAGGTTATGCACCTCTCGCTCACATCCCGGCAGAGATGACCCGGCTGCGGTCAGTCCAAGAATCTTAAATAAAGTCCGGCGGTATAATTCCATTGGTGTGTCCTTTTACTTGTGACAGGTCCAACAATCGTGAGAGGCTCCTCGTTGTTCATGGCAGGTCAAACACCAGCCCATTTCATAGGTGGGCGCTCTCGGGGTGCTCGACATGCGGGCAACATGTCCATGGCATGAGGTGCAGGACAGGCCCGCGACCAAATGCATTTCATGCGTGAAGTAGACATGATCCGGAAGGCGCTGCAGTCTGACCCACGGGATCGGCCGTTTTTCTTTCCAATAAACCTGCAGCATTTTCATATCCGGTGTTGTTTCAGAAAGGGACTCATGACATGTCTGGCACACAGCCATGGAAGGCACCCCGGCCACTGGAGATTGCGTGGCATACCGATGACAAAATTGACAATGGATATTCAACGTTCCCGCATGTTGTCGATGACTGAAACGTAAAGGTTGCTGATCTTGAACAGGCAGGTCGGCACTTCCGATGGAATATAGTGCACCGATCCCCATGGCAAAACTTCCGGCTAATAACGCCAAGATGACTCCTTTTATTCTTCCAGACTTCATTCTTGTACAGATGTGAGGATGTTAAGTGACCTATGGCTGATATCCCTTCATTCTTGTCCGTTTCGGCCCATGGCCCCCCACAGGCTTACCGGGCCTTGAAATTCTGAGGGATTTGATCCGTCGTTGAGTAGAATTCCCATATGAGGAATTTCCACTTTTCATCCTTCATGTCCGGCCAATCATTTTTATTAAAGCCTGGGGCCTTTTCTAATTTTTTCGGCTGAATATCCAGAGTTAAATACTCGCGATCCGGTTGGTGGGCAAGCGAGGCCCAGGGGACAGCAAAGAGCTTATCTCCCATACCTAAAAACCCTCCAAAAGATAAAACGGCATACCCGACTTCCCCATTGCTTCCAATGACCAGTTCTTCAATCTGCCCAATATCCTCGCCTTGCAAATTCTTGACTGATATTCCAACCAGCTCACTCGCTTTGTAGGAGCCCTGGTCAGGGGAAAAAGCCATAGCTTGGGAACAGGGCTCAAGGATGAAGATGGAAGCGAAAAAAGTCATTAAAAAGGATACCGGCATATAGATCTCCATCGTGCGGCGGATTCATAGGTTTTTTTACTAACATTCACTTAAGAAGCATGGTGCTCTGTTCAATGTAGATTCCTATTCCACTCACTAAAATAGATAAAATATGTTGATCCATCAGCACTTTGTCTAGCATCCACTAAAGACCCCTCTGTAAACGTAGGTTAACAATGAAGGAACCACGAATTTGGCACATTCAAGGGTTTTTGATAGTGGCGGAGTCCATCGAAATTGGCTATAAAGCGGAACCCTGATTTTGTCAAAATGAAAGGAGGCGGAGATGATTTTCTTCGTGACAGAGGACCAAAAATTTTTAGAATTGGTGACAGGCCGATTGCGAAAAATGGGTAAAAGTACGAGGGGAATTTCACATATTGAAGATTTGTGGACGCATCTCCGGCAAACTCCTCCTGATATCATCATCCTGGATGGTAATTGCCCTCATATTGATACGATAGAAGCTTTAAAGCATCTCAAAGCTGATGGGTATAAAGGCCAAACGATTGTGTTAGGAGGTGGATCTTCTGCCCCTCTTGTTCCTGAGGTCTCCAGATTTGGCGCTATACAAACGGCCGGTCGTCCTTTGGCCATCAATCGAATATTGGGCGCTATCCGAATTGCCCAAGAGCATGTGAGTATGGATTTGTGTTATTCCCTGGCAAACAGGCAGGGAGAGTCCTGGGCATGAGGCCAAAAATTTTCCATCCAAGACTTGAGTCCGAAAAATTATTCCTGGTAGAAAATCGGATTTAATCGAAGGGAGTATGTTGTTATGCCAAATACCAATGCATCATTTTCTGCCTTTTCCCGGGTAGATCAATTGAAACAACAATTGAAAAAGTTGGAGCACCTGAGTAACTCCCAGGTCAATACCAAAGTGTTGGAGCAGTTTGATCGTGAGACTGAGGAGATATTGAATCGGGTAGACGGAAGAGAAACCAAAATGGCTGCCTATAATTTTGCCACCATGGCAGAAGCGGAAGCCCTGGTTAATCTTCCTGAGTCTGCCCAAGAACCGACCTCCCGTGACCTGTTACAAAAGTCTTTGCAGCAAAGACGACAGGTGTTATTGGGATTGGTCAGTGAAATGGAAAGTTTGGAGGCAACAGAAGCCGAAGTTCTGACTGGAGAAGATCGGGAAGATCCTCCGCTTATGGGATAAAACCCATAACCAAGTTAAAAAGGTTTGTTTTATGGAAGCGAGTTTGAGTGATCCTTGTCTGATGTTACCGGGTGTGTATCCTTCAATCATTTGGCTAGTGTAAAGAGAGTCTCATTTCTTGTGCCATTATGGCACAACCCTACTCTGTCATCACGAGTGGCAGAGCATTCCCGTTGCAACAAATATCAGATAAAGCCCGGTCAGACCGCCATTCGGCCACGCGCAAGCAGAAAACTGTCGATCATTAGAAATGCTCGTGCGGCAATATTGCTCTGAGTCATCTCTCAATCCCTTCTCAGCCATCCGTTGGAGAGTTTGAGGAGCCTGCCCCAGGCTTGAATTCCTTATACACTTTTCCGATAGCGGGAGACGGCGAAGAAGAGGGTCGATGAATGTTGCGGTTTGACCACGGGTATGACAGTGTTCAACATTAATCGAACGGCCTAGATACCCTTGCCGTTCGGTTCTCACCGATCCATAAATGATAGCCAAATTCAGTGGCATGGAGAATGTACTTCTCATCGACCGAATTTTTCATCGAAAGGTTACTCTTGGGTCCGGAATGTCCGGTGCACCATTCTCTTCAAGTAGGATCTTCACTGTCGGCAGTATAATTTGTGTATTTGGCTAGAGACTGTGGACAAATCTCAAAAAGGCCTTATGAAAAGGTCTATTGAGTGACAACATAAGGCAATCATAATCTGCCAATCATGTCATCCATACTGTGTACTGAAAAGAGGCATAGGGGGCAGGGCTGGTATTAGTCTACATCCCAGTTGGATAAGAGAAGGGATTGAAAGTCGGGATGGGAAGAAGGTCATGATCGCTAATTGGATTGACATTTCCATGCCACTGTATCCGGGAATGGTTCAAAGACCCGAAGATCCACCATTTCAGATGGAACCGGTGACGGACAGGCAAAATGGGGAGATGGTTCATGTCTCTAAAATATCAATGAGTTCTCATGCCGGAACGCACATTGGCGCTCCGGTGAAATGTGGAAATTCTTTCCAAGATAATGAGCAAGCTGAGTTTTCCGCAACCATTGGTCTGGCCAAAGTGATTGAGATCCAGGACAGAAATTCTGTAAAAGCGGAAGAACTCAAAAAACACCGGATCTATTCGCATGATCGGATTCTTCTAAAAACACGAAATTCCGCTTCTGACTGGTGCGCCGAATACCCCCATGACGATACGATCTTTCTTGACCGAACTGCTGCGGCATGGCTTGCCGAACGGCGGGTGAGCACGGTGGGAATTGATGCTCTGTTTATTGGAGGGAAACACGAATGCGGAAAAGAAATTGCTCGCATACTTATTCAAGCCGGTATTGTCATTATTGAGGGACTCGAATTCTCTCGAGTTAAAGCGGGTGAGTATATGCTCATCTGTTTACCCTTAAAAATTCCAAATGGAGATGGTGCTCCAGCCAGGGCCATTCTCCAACCGGTCCGGTAATGGTGAGAGAAAAAATTTCATAGGTGGCCCATGCTGATGAATGGTTATCCAATCTTGAAGAACGAAAGGAGCCGAAGGATTTTTGATGTTTCCTGCGACACAGACTTAAGTTCGGTGCCCCGACCTCTTCTGCCGAACTTGGCTCCATCCGATGCCTGACATCTACCAGAAGGAAACCTCCCAATTCGAGTATGAGGGTTCCTCTCCATCTCTGTCATCCACATTTGAAGCCGGCCATCTATCCCAATTATTTCAGGGACCGATCAATATCCGGTCCATTGCGCTCACGGGACTGTTTCTGTATGCCTCACTCATGGTGATGTATGTGGCCAAAGCCATCATGCTTCCTGTGTTTGTGGCTTTATTCCTGAATCTCTTATTAGCTCCTCTTGTGCGGGGAGTTGAAAAATTTTATATTCCCGCGCCCCTAGCAGCTGGGGGGATCCTTCTCGTTTTAATCAGCACCCTTACGTTTGGAATTATGCAGTTGTCGACTCCCGCTTCTCTCTGGCTGGACCGTGCCCCGGAAGCCTTACAACAGGTAGAACGTAAAGTTCGGACCATCAAAACTTCGGTTCTGGAAATGGGGAAAGCGACCCAAGCACTGGAACATATGGCGAGTCTTTCGGAATCCCGGAAAGCCTCAAAAATTGAAGTGAAAACGAACAGTTTGGGAGGTCTCTTGATCGATTGGACCACGGAATTTATTCTGGGATTGGTCTCAACCATGATTTTACTGTATTTTTTTCTTGCTTCAGGCGATTTATTTCTGGAAAAACTCGTGAAAGTTCTTCCACGGTTTTCGGATAAACGACGAGCAGTGGAAATTGTCCGTGGAATAGAGGGAAATATCTCCAGTTACCTTGTCACGGTGACCAGTGTGAATGTCGGTCTTGCGTTGGCGACCAGTTTTGCCATGTATCTCCTCGGCATGCCTAACCCGTATTTATGGGGCGCCATGGCGGGTATTTTGAATTTCATCCCCTACGTGGGAAGCATTATCGGTTTAGGCGCGGTGACGCTGGCAGCGACCATCACATTTGAACATATGAACAACGTGGCTCTGGTGTCCGGTACGTATTTATTTCTGACAGCTATTGAAGGAAATTTTATCACACCCCATTTATTGGGACGAAAACTGACA belongs to Nitrospiraceae bacterium and includes:
- a CDS encoding molybdopterin-dependent oxidoreductase; the encoded protein is MELYRRTLFKILGLTAAGSSLPGCEREVHNLVPYLLPDKDIVPGVANWYASTCQECEAGCGTMVRVMEGRAKKIEGNPKHPVNEGKLCARGQAALQGLYNPDRLQGPLRREGQRGQGQFRPITWEEGLAEWVEQLGTHTGKSAMVARPMSGTLASLLTTMMDSLSGRLVMYESTGEQTLRTANHLSFETHALPYYDLANADYLLSFGAPFLEHWLSPVSFGVAYGKFRQGRPLVRGRFIQAEPRLSLTASNADQWIPLRPGTEGLLAMGIGQVLLRDGLTGLSSFHRPSFHQTFSAFSLEDISANTEVSQEVITQVAHELSSANAPLIMGGGAATAQTNGTTTLILINALNVMIGAIGRRGGLQWMESQDSPVNLAPSELASERTMMDLAREFEQGSRTLLHLYRADPLFTLPPSLKFERVFDHAQFIVSFSSFLDDSTLMADLILPDHDALESWGDVVQQDTTPVPAWSVSQPVVRALYDTRPIGDVWLYAAHRLGGSLRERVPWNTLHDMMKSRWQTVLTRHDSPQSVDTRWRETLQKGGLWPSNMPMRQMNPVLPSVTYEPPQFLGNSSDYPLHCYPYPSLGLYDGRGANRPWLQELPDPLTTGMWGSWIELNPTTAQRLGIHHGDRVRVTSDYGSIDASAMVFPGLHPDMIAVPIGQGHRAYGRYAKGRGVNPMVLLGPSFDPQSGSLATGGTRVRVERLKGGSRLPMLEQSRKNPLIGRLQETGGL
- a CDS encoding cytochrome c3 family protein; translated protein: MKSGRIKGVILALLAGSFAMGIGALYSIGSADLPVQDQQPLRFSHRQHAGTLNIHCQFCHRYATQSPVAGVPSMAVCQTCHESLSETTPDMKMLQVYWKEKRPIPWVRLQRLPDHVYFTHEMHLVAGLSCTSCHGHVARMSSTPRAPTYEMGWCLTCHEQRGASHDCWTCHK
- a CDS encoding PRC-barrel domain-containing protein; translated protein: MPVSFLMTFFASIFILEPCSQAMAFSPDQGSYKASELVGISVKNLQGEDIGQIEELVIGSNGEVGYAVLSFGGFLGMGDKLFAVPWASLAHQPDREYLTLDIQPKKLEKAPGFNKNDWPDMKDEKWKFLIWEFYSTTDQIPQNFKAR
- a CDS encoding response regulator, with amino-acid sequence MIFFVTEDQKFLELVTGRLRKMGKSTRGISHIEDLWTHLRQTPPDIIILDGNCPHIDTIEALKHLKADGYKGQTIVLGGGSSAPLVPEVSRFGAIQTAGRPLAINRILGAIRIAQEHVSMDLCYSLANRQGESWA
- a CDS encoding cyclase family protein, producing the protein MIANWIDISMPLYPGMVQRPEDPPFQMEPVTDRQNGEMVHVSKISMSSHAGTHIGAPVKCGNSFQDNEQAEFSATIGLAKVIEIQDRNSVKAEELKKHRIYSHDRILLKTRNSASDWCAEYPHDDTIFLDRTAAAWLAERRVSTVGIDALFIGGKHECGKEIARILIQAGIVIIEGLEFSRVKAGEYMLICLPLKIPNGDGAPARAILQPVR
- a CDS encoding AI-2E family transporter, with amino-acid sequence MPDIYQKETSQFEYEGSSPSLSSTFEAGHLSQLFQGPINIRSIALTGLFLYASLMVMYVAKAIMLPVFVALFLNLLLAPLVRGVEKFYIPAPLAAGGILLVLISTLTFGIMQLSTPASLWLDRAPEALQQVERKVRTIKTSVLEMGKATQALEHMASLSESRKASKIEVKTNSLGGLLIDWTTEFILGLVSTMILLYFFLASGDLFLEKLVKVLPRFSDKRRAVEIVRGIEGNISSYLVTVTSVNVGLALATSFAMYLLGMPNPYLWGAMAGILNFIPYVGSIIGLGAVTLAATITFEHMNNVALVSGTYLFLTAIEGNFITPHLLGRKLTLNPVIILVSVLFWGWLWGAVGALLAVPFVASFKIICDQIEPLNTIGEFLSR